A genome region from Labilibaculum antarcticum includes the following:
- a CDS encoding energy transducer TonB, with translation MKTKAIFVLFMFVVFLSVAQDLTKTRMLGGVDVIPPVFTGIDIIKSNDFGSINDYLEERVQYPEESESRWIEGTTIVQFTVLANGELDDFRVVSSVTSDIDNEVIKVLKLTDGMWSPGKNNGTPVAMEREVSVTFQMENSDHVKLARKFYNRANKRLLKNKPLKALRILNHAIVYQPNDYSILFLRGRTQLIVGNMAGACQDWNRLKSLGSDLGDAYLEKHCEMDDYAVNK, from the coding sequence ATGAAAACAAAAGCGATTTTCGTCCTGTTCATGTTTGTTGTGTTTTTATCTGTAGCTCAGGATTTAACGAAAACAAGAATGTTAGGAGGAGTAGATGTGATACCTCCAGTATTTACAGGAATAGATATTATAAAATCAAATGATTTTGGCTCTATTAATGATTATTTGGAAGAAAGGGTACAGTACCCTGAAGAATCAGAGAGTAGATGGATCGAAGGAACAACAATCGTTCAATTTACTGTGCTTGCAAATGGGGAATTAGACGATTTTCGGGTAGTTAGCAGTGTAACATCTGATATAGACAATGAGGTTATCAAGGTTTTAAAGTTGACCGATGGAATGTGGAGCCCGGGCAAGAATAATGGAACTCCGGTTGCTATGGAAAGGGAAGTGTCTGTCACCTTTCAAATGGAGAATTCGGACCATGTTAAGTTAGCTCGTAAATTTTATAATCGAGCAAATAAAAGGCTTTTAAAGAATAAACCATTGAAAGCATTACGTATTCTTAACCATGCTATAGTTTATCAGCCAAATGATTATTCGATTTTGTTTTTAAGAGGAAGAACTCAATTAATTGTTGGCAATATGGCTGGAGCCTGCCAGGATTGGAACCGTTTAAAATCTTTAGGCAGTGATTTAGGGGATGCGTACTTGGAAAAACACTGTGAAATGGATGATTATGCCGTGAACAAGTAG
- a CDS encoding pyrimidine dimer DNA glycosylase/endonuclease V, with product MRIWSVHPKYLDTKGLVALWRETLLAKNVLEGNTKGYKNHPQLTRFKKSTNPLHSINQYLEAVYQESLKRGYHFNKNKFSVESDPVTLTVSKGQIEYETQHLLKKLKARDLSKYDSLLAETNIESHPLFKIIIGEIEAWEIF from the coding sequence ATGAGAATTTGGTCTGTACATCCCAAGTATTTAGATACAAAAGGTTTAGTTGCTCTTTGGCGGGAAACTCTTTTGGCAAAAAATGTATTAGAGGGCAATACAAAAGGATATAAAAATCACCCTCAACTAACACGTTTTAAAAAATCAACGAATCCACTTCATAGCATCAATCAATATTTGGAAGCCGTTTACCAGGAATCACTCAAAAGGGGATATCATTTCAATAAAAATAAATTTAGTGTGGAGTCGGATCCAGTAACTTTAACTGTTTCTAAAGGACAAATTGAATATGAAACGCAGCATTTACTCAAGAAATTAAAAGCTCGAGATTTGTCTAAATATGATAGCCTATTAGCGGAAACGAATATTGAATCCCACCCTCTTTTTAAAATAATTATAGGAGAAATAGAAGCATGGGAAATATTTTAA
- a CDS encoding SRPBCC family protein produces the protein MAFYQFQKEQFVNASIDEVWDFISSPQNLKKITPKNMGFDIRTPNLPDKIYEGMIVSYTVHPLLSIPTNWVTEITHIRDKSYFVDEQRVGPYKLWHHQHIIRPVENGVLMKDIVSYQPPFGWLGSIANALVIKNKLNEIFDFRTKALEKIFPL, from the coding sequence ATGGCATTTTATCAATTTCAAAAAGAACAATTTGTTAATGCCTCCATAGACGAGGTCTGGGATTTTATAAGTTCACCACAAAATCTCAAAAAAATTACGCCCAAAAATATGGGTTTCGATATACGTACTCCAAATTTACCCGATAAAATATATGAGGGCATGATTGTCAGTTATACGGTTCACCCTTTGTTGAGTATTCCAACAAACTGGGTTACCGAAATAACACATATTAGAGATAAATCTTATTTTGTAGATGAACAAAGAGTTGGCCCCTACAAACTATGGCATCATCAGCACATTATTAGGCCTGTAGAAAATGGTGTTTTAATGAAAGACATTGTTAGCTACCAACCTCCATTTGGCTGGTTAGGAAGTATTGCAAATGCCTTGGTCATTAAAAATAAATTGAATGAAATTTTTGATTTCCGTACCAAAGCACTTGAAAAAATATTTCCATTATGA
- the plsY gene encoding glycerol-3-phosphate 1-O-acyltransferase PlsY produces the protein MNITIQYPFLLLSYLLGAIPFGYILTRYFTGKNILEIGSGNVGSTNVGRVAGKKIAIATQLLDMLKGFAPVAVYLFFIDDKKIGPDFFVYCVSLATIIGHDFSIFLKFKGGKGVNTTLGASVLIAPFSVFISVAIYFIIKWRLKYVSLGSIILGIALPITELFIHGLSSTFYYLLICMVLIILLHRTNINRLLHNEELSS, from the coding sequence ATGAATATAACAATTCAATATCCTTTCCTACTACTCTCCTACTTACTGGGAGCCATACCCTTTGGCTACATTTTAACCCGATATTTTACGGGTAAAAATATTCTGGAAATAGGCAGTGGTAATGTCGGGTCAACCAATGTGGGAAGAGTTGCAGGAAAAAAAATTGCCATCGCCACTCAGCTTCTCGATATGTTGAAAGGATTTGCACCGGTAGCTGTTTATTTATTTTTTATTGATGATAAAAAAATAGGGCCTGATTTTTTTGTCTATTGTGTTTCGCTTGCCACGATTATTGGTCACGATTTTAGCATCTTTTTAAAATTTAAAGGAGGAAAGGGTGTGAATACCACACTTGGAGCCTCGGTATTAATTGCACCCTTTTCTGTTTTTATTTCGGTAGCAATCTATTTTATTATAAAATGGCGCCTAAAATATGTTTCGTTGGGCTCTATTATTTTAGGAATAGCTTTACCAATAACTGAATTGTTTATTCACGGCCTGAGCTCAACATTCTATTATTTATTAATTTGCATGGTACTTATTATTCTCTTGCATCGAACAAATATAAATCGCTTGTTACATAACGAAGAACTTTCATCCTAA
- a CDS encoding peroxiredoxin, giving the protein MDFIAKNIWFILFVAWGLPLSYYRSKFRKMVYQTDSWTINIKPVFWKEIKGLFGNIYPDNLKYKKFKNFYLLYLTIYLVLFIAYLIFDTNSEKMKKMEVGSKVPTFELNDQNGQQFKLETVLGKKNLVIYFYPKDDSPGCTKEACSFRDQFEVFADADAMIIGISAQSVESHLEFAKKHRLNYTLLSDTGNKVRNLFGVPSSLFGLIPGRVTYVVNKEGKIAYLFNSQIQAQKHVDEALRIIQELR; this is encoded by the coding sequence ATGGACTTTATCGCTAAAAATATTTGGTTTATACTTTTTGTAGCTTGGGGTTTGCCATTAAGTTATTACAGAAGCAAATTCCGTAAAATGGTGTATCAAACCGATAGTTGGACAATAAATATCAAACCGGTTTTTTGGAAAGAAATCAAGGGACTTTTTGGAAACATCTATCCCGATAATCTCAAATACAAGAAGTTTAAGAACTTCTACCTGCTTTATCTGACCATTTATTTAGTCTTGTTTATTGCTTATCTAATTTTTGACACAAATTCTGAAAAAATGAAAAAAATGGAAGTCGGAAGCAAAGTTCCAACATTTGAATTAAACGACCAGAATGGTCAACAATTTAAACTTGAAACTGTATTGGGTAAAAAGAATCTGGTGATTTATTTCTATCCTAAAGACGATAGTCCGGGTTGTACAAAAGAAGCTTGTTCGTTTCGTGATCAATTTGAAGTTTTTGCCGATGCCGACGCAATGATTATTGGAATTAGTGCACAATCGGTAGAAAGTCATCTGGAATTTGCGAAAAAGCACCGTCTTAATTACACTCTATTAAGCGACACAGGAAATAAAGTGCGCAACTTATTTGGTGTCCCGTCCAGTCTTTTCGGGTTAATTCCTGGCCGGGTTACTTATGTTGTGAATAAGGAAGGAAAAATAGCCTACCTATTTAATTCCCAGATTCAAGCCCAAAAGCATGTCGATGAAGCCTTACGAATTATTCAGGAATTGAGATGA
- a CDS encoding DUF1295 domain-containing protein: MMTLFLQASLLVLVLVTLLWIWSVFLKNVSIVDIFWGFGFVLVNAFYVFKSGEINAREILILVLVSIWGLRLTLYLAWRNIGKGEDFRYQEFRRNYGPKRYWWFSFFQTFLLQGVLIMIVSLPLLGIHSSTSSGELRLLDYLGIIVWLIGFAFEAGGDFQLARFKQNVANKGKVLNTGFWKYTRHPNYFGDSAVWWAYAIFSIAAGGYWQIIGSVVMTLLIIKISGVVLLEKTLNDTKPQYRKYIEKTSSFFPWFPKK, from the coding sequence ATGATGACTCTGTTTTTACAAGCTTCCTTACTCGTTTTAGTTCTGGTAACGCTGTTATGGATTTGGAGTGTATTTCTAAAAAATGTAAGTATTGTTGACATTTTTTGGGGATTTGGTTTTGTACTTGTGAATGCATTTTACGTATTTAAGTCGGGCGAAATAAATGCGCGAGAAATACTAATTTTAGTTTTGGTTAGCATTTGGGGGCTTAGGCTTACCCTCTATCTTGCCTGGCGAAATATAGGCAAAGGAGAGGATTTCAGATATCAGGAATTTAGAAGAAACTATGGTCCAAAACGTTATTGGTGGTTTAGTTTTTTCCAAACGTTTTTGTTACAAGGTGTCTTGATCATGATTGTTTCCTTGCCCCTATTAGGTATTCATTCGAGTACAAGTTCCGGAGAACTTAGACTGCTGGATTACCTCGGAATAATAGTATGGCTTATTGGCTTTGCTTTTGAGGCAGGAGGCGATTTTCAGTTGGCGCGTTTTAAACAGAATGTTGCAAATAAAGGAAAAGTTCTAAATACAGGATTCTGGAAATACACCCGCCATCCGAATTATTTTGGCGACTCTGCTGTATGGTGGGCGTATGCAATTTTCAGTATTGCCGCTGGTGGTTACTGGCAAATAATCGGTTCTGTGGTAATGACTTTACTGATTATAAAAATATCAGGAGTGGTACTACTTGAAAAAACCTTAAACGATACAAAACCACAATACAGAAAATACATCGAAAAAACCAGTTCTTTTTTTCCGTGGTTCCCTAAAAAATAA
- a CDS encoding DAK2 domain-containing protein, with the protein MQKIETPFIDGKFLYYAFIAGGNQILKNQVEINRINIFPVNDKDTGTNLASTVRSVIDNIKPHKSYKTTVSNIADAALIGARGNSGVIFAQFLHGLNRETLNKPIITLTEFAESVKRSIPYIYEAIANPVEGTMLTVIKEWSDFLNSKKDAIPDFADVIIDSLAVLEKSLAETNTKLQALSKTDFVDAGAKGFVLFIEGIIGFIKNRNIRNLAVESTQNVSLVHSNELTEEEITFRFCTEAIIKNIRQSKSELQKFLSQNGDSVVVAGSESICRIHVHTNNPAELFHQLKEIGTITLQKVDDMLRQQEAVSKRKWNIALVTDSTCDLSQELIDFYQINVVPLNLNFGDSHYLDKVTIQPNQFYDLLETEPEFPKTSQINEQTFTNLYSHLASHYDAIIAVHLTSQFSGTYSNSVKAGERITKEFKKPVHVIDSKNLSGALGLLVLKTAKNIEAGESVESIVETLKKDVLQSKIFVSVRDLQTMIRGGRVSKPKGIIATALGLNPVISMDENGKSLLFGKTFSQQASLKKIFKHIAKISREKTLWNYIILHAQNSDGAQLVEDKMFEMTGIKPVSVVNISPVIGMHAGNGALAISLLFNN; encoded by the coding sequence ATGCAAAAGATTGAAACACCTTTTATCGACGGGAAATTCTTGTATTATGCTTTTATCGCAGGAGGAAATCAGATACTAAAAAATCAGGTCGAAATAAATAGAATAAATATTTTTCCGGTTAACGATAAAGACACCGGAACAAACCTTGCCTCTACTGTCCGTTCTGTTATCGACAATATAAAACCTCATAAATCATATAAGACTACGGTAAGCAATATTGCTGATGCAGCATTAATTGGAGCACGTGGAAATTCGGGAGTTATTTTTGCTCAGTTTCTACATGGTTTAAATCGGGAAACCTTAAACAAACCAATTATTACTTTAACTGAATTTGCCGAAAGTGTAAAAAGATCAATTCCTTATATATACGAGGCTATTGCAAATCCGGTTGAAGGAACAATGTTAACCGTTATCAAAGAGTGGTCCGATTTTCTAAATAGTAAAAAAGATGCCATACCTGATTTTGCAGATGTAATCATTGATTCTTTGGCAGTGTTAGAGAAATCATTGGCTGAAACAAACACAAAATTGCAAGCCTTAAGCAAAACGGATTTTGTAGATGCGGGAGCAAAAGGCTTTGTTTTGTTTATTGAAGGAATTATCGGTTTTATTAAAAATAGAAATATTCGAAATCTTGCGGTTGAGTCTACTCAAAATGTTTCGCTTGTTCATTCGAACGAATTGACAGAAGAAGAAATCACCTTCCGCTTTTGCACCGAGGCCATTATAAAAAATATTCGCCAAAGTAAATCTGAACTTCAAAAATTCCTTAGCCAAAATGGTGATTCAGTTGTTGTTGCCGGTTCGGAAAGCATTTGTCGTATTCACGTTCACACCAATAACCCAGCAGAGCTTTTTCATCAGTTAAAAGAAATTGGAACCATCACTTTACAAAAAGTGGATGATATGCTTCGGCAACAGGAGGCTGTAAGCAAACGAAAATGGAATATTGCGTTGGTTACAGATTCAACCTGTGATTTATCGCAGGAATTGATTGATTTTTATCAGATTAATGTGGTGCCGCTTAATTTGAATTTTGGCGATAGTCATTATTTAGATAAAGTTACAATTCAACCCAATCAGTTTTACGATTTGTTGGAAACTGAGCCTGAATTCCCAAAAACATCTCAAATAAATGAGCAGACTTTCACCAACTTATATTCACATTTGGCCTCGCATTACGATGCCATAATTGCTGTGCATTTAACCAGCCAGTTTAGTGGAACTTATTCAAACAGTGTAAAAGCCGGCGAACGCATTACAAAAGAGTTTAAAAAACCGGTTCATGTAATCGACTCAAAAAATTTATCAGGAGCACTGGGTTTATTGGTATTAAAAACAGCCAAAAATATTGAAGCTGGCGAGTCCGTCGAATCAATTGTTGAAACCCTTAAAAAGGATGTACTCCAATCTAAAATATTTGTAAGTGTTCGCGATTTACAAACGATGATTAGAGGTGGAAGGGTTTCTAAACCTAAAGGAATAATCGCCACCGCTCTGGGCTTAAATCCGGTTATTTCAATGGATGAAAATGGAAAATCGCTATTGTTTGGAAAAACCTTTAGCCAGCAAGCCAGCTTAAAAAAAATATTTAAGCATATAGCAAAGATTAGCCGTGAAAAAACCTTATGGAATTATATCATTTTGCATGCACAGAATTCTGATGGAGCTCAATTGGTAGAGGATAAAATGTTTGAAATGACCGGAATAAAACCAGTATCGGTTGTCAATATCTCACCGGTTATTGGAATGCATGCAGGCAACGGTGCTCTTGCTATCTCATTACTTTTTAACAATTAA
- a CDS encoding DUF2177 family protein has product MQIKSILISYLLTFIVFLMIDLLWLGIIAKNLYQKYLGDFLSDKVNWTAAFIFYFIYVAGISIFAVYPAVQKGSVLSAILMGALFGLFTYATYDLTNLATLKDWPLPIVFIDILWGAILSATVSLAGFHIVKWIN; this is encoded by the coding sequence ATGCAAATAAAAAGTATCCTCATAAGTTACCTGCTTACTTTCATCGTTTTTTTGATGATAGACTTACTATGGCTTGGCATCATAGCTAAAAACCTCTATCAAAAATACCTGGGTGATTTTTTATCTGATAAAGTAAATTGGACCGCAGCTTTTATTTTCTACTTCATATATGTTGCAGGGATTTCAATATTTGCTGTTTATCCGGCAGTTCAAAAAGGCTCTGTTCTTAGTGCAATTTTGATGGGAGCTTTATTTGGTCTGTTTACTTATGCTACTTACGATTTAACGAATTTGGCCACACTTAAAGACTGGCCACTACCTATCGTTTTTATCGATATTTTATGGGGCGCAATTTTATCAGCAACCGTTAGTTTAGCCGGTTTTCATATTGTAAAATGGATTAATTAA
- a CDS encoding lipocalin family protein → MSCNTQKSMIDKTVVEQLDIQRYLGIWYEIARYDHRFERGLVGVTADYSTRDDGKIKVVNSGYENSFEGKFSQAVGKAKIPQPEKAPAKLKVSFFLFFYGDYFVMELDKDYQWAVIGSSSDKYLWILSRTPKMENELYTDLLTRLKKRGYDVSSLIKVEQKPL, encoded by the coding sequence ATGAGTTGTAACACACAAAAATCGATGATTGATAAAACGGTAGTTGAGCAGCTGGATATTCAACGATATTTGGGCATATGGTATGAAATTGCTCGTTACGACCATCGTTTTGAACGTGGACTTGTTGGTGTAACAGCCGATTATTCAACACGCGACGATGGAAAAATAAAGGTGGTAAACAGTGGCTATGAAAATAGTTTCGAGGGTAAATTCTCGCAGGCGGTTGGAAAAGCTAAAATACCCCAACCCGAAAAAGCACCGGCAAAACTAAAAGTATCCTTTTTCTTGTTCTTTTACGGCGATTACTTTGTAATGGAATTAGACAAGGATTACCAATGGGCCGTTATTGGCAGCAGCTCAGATAAATATCTTTGGATTTTGAGCCGCACTCCAAAAATGGAAAATGAATTATATACAGACTTGCTTACTCGATTAAAAAAGCGCGGTTATGATGTTTCAAGCTTGATAAAAGTGGAACAAAAGCCTTTGTAA
- a CDS encoding family 43 glycosylhydrolase, which translates to MLLISEGGTGMYDALTVHHGDSIKGSYISDYINPGLSHRQFGEDYPLYAIGHGDLVQTQNEKWWCVCHK; encoded by the coding sequence ATGCTGTTGATATCGGAAGGTGGAACTGGCATGTATGATGCGCTTACGGTTCATCATGGCGATTCAATTAAAGGATCTTATATTTCGGATTATATCAATCCAGGACTCTCACACCGTCAGTTTGGTGAGGATTACCCGCTGTATGCAATCGGGCACGGTGATTTGGTGCAAACACAAAACGAAAAGTGGTGGTGTGTATGCCACAAGTAA
- a CDS encoding family 43 glycosylhydrolase encodes MFTLQRLILQVPGLIPYGCPEGIDPSLFWEHDGKCYYTGMKGPKKKQSKDQCMIYNQELNLQQQKLVGKKHILTYGHANNASYSEDPHLYKIKD; translated from the coding sequence ATTTTTACATTACAGCGACTGATCCTGCAGGTCCCTGGTCTGATCCCATATGGTTGCCCTGAGGGTATTGATCCATCACTGTTTTGGGAGCATGATGGGAAGTGTTATTATACCGGAATGAAAGGACCTAAAAAGAAGCAATCGAAAGACCAGTGTATGATATACAATCAGGAACTTAATTTGCAGCAACAAAAGCTGGTTGGAAAAAAACACATATTAACCTATGGACATGCTAACAATGCTTCGTATTCAGAAGATCCCCACCTTTATAAAATTAAGGACTAA
- a CDS encoding family 43 glycosylhydrolase, with protein sequence MILIDYQINLACLLLTIRYYDGIFYIVNTCVACKMNFYITATDPAGPWSDPIWLP encoded by the coding sequence TTGATTTTAATAGATTACCAGATAAACTTGGCTTGTTTGCTCCTAACCATCCGTTATTACGATGGTATATTTTACATCGTCAACACCTGCGTGGCTTGTAAAATGAATTTTTACATTACAGCGACTGATCCTGCAGGTCCCTGGTCTGATCCCATATGGTTGCCCTGA
- a CDS encoding quaternary amine ABC transporter ATP-binding protein has protein sequence MADKRKIKIKVEDLTLIFGKRKQDALALLEKGVSKDEILKKTKCTVGVNKANFEIKEGEVFVIMGLSGSGKSTLIRCLNRLINPTAGKVFFDEHDITRESNKELLETRRTEMSMVFQKFGLLPHRTILENAAFGLEIRGEEKQKREERALEALETVGLKGYEYQYPSAMSGGMQQRVGLARALANDPEVLLMDEAFSALDPLIKADMQDELLAIQSKLHKTIVFITHDLDEAMKIGDRIAIMKDGVINQIGTAEDILTNPATEYVEAFVNKVDRKTIITAETLMFEKNTLVQMAKDGPRGAIRKMRTVAVDVLPVEDENRVFLGYVWLQDLLELEKEKETSIEKALKTNVPSVYKHYSVEDMLPLITGIKYPLAVIDEVSGKLLGLISQTSLIIEATRFGKKEISELKERANEM, from the coding sequence ATGGCGGATAAAAGAAAAATAAAAATTAAGGTTGAGGACTTAACCCTGATTTTCGGGAAACGTAAACAGGATGCCCTTGCTCTACTTGAGAAAGGAGTTTCAAAAGACGAAATTCTGAAGAAAACAAAATGTACTGTTGGGGTTAACAAGGCTAACTTTGAAATTAAGGAAGGAGAGGTTTTTGTTATTATGGGATTGTCGGGCAGTGGAAAATCTACTTTAATCCGCTGTTTGAATCGACTTATCAATCCTACCGCCGGTAAAGTTTTCTTCGATGAGCATGATATTACCCGCGAGAGTAATAAAGAACTATTGGAAACCAGACGTACAGAAATGAGTATGGTATTCCAGAAGTTTGGTCTTCTTCCACACAGAACGATTCTTGAGAACGCTGCTTTTGGATTAGAGATTAGGGGCGAAGAAAAGCAGAAGCGGGAAGAAAGAGCCCTGGAAGCACTCGAAACCGTTGGGTTAAAAGGTTATGAATATCAATACCCATCGGCAATGTCAGGAGGTATGCAACAGCGGGTAGGTTTAGCACGTGCCCTGGCAAACGATCCGGAAGTTTTGCTTATGGACGAAGCGTTTTCTGCACTCGATCCACTCATTAAAGCAGATATGCAGGATGAGCTGCTGGCAATACAGAGCAAGTTGCACAAAACGATAGTATTTATTACTCACGATTTGGACGAAGCAATGAAAATTGGTGACCGTATTGCTATTATGAAAGATGGTGTTATAAACCAAATTGGCACAGCGGAAGATATTTTAACAAACCCGGCAACTGAATATGTTGAAGCTTTTGTTAATAAAGTGGATCGAAAAACTATTATTACGGCTGAAACTCTCATGTTTGAAAAGAATACGCTGGTTCAAATGGCCAAAGATGGTCCCAGAGGAGCCATCCGTAAAATGCGTACAGTTGCAGTTGATGTTCTTCCTGTGGAGGATGAAAACAGAGTATTTCTTGGTTATGTATGGTTGCAAGACCTCCTGGAATTGGAAAAAGAAAAGGAAACTTCTATTGAAAAAGCACTGAAGACAAATGTTCCGAGTGTATATAAACACTATTCCGTAGAAGATATGTTACCCCTGATTACAGGGATTAAATACCCTCTGGCTGTTATAGACGAAGTAAGTGGGAAATTACTTGGCTTAATATCTCAAACTTCGTTGATTATTGAAGCTACGCGATTTGGAAAAAAAGAAATAAGTGAACTAAAAGAACGTGCAAACGAAATGTAA
- a CDS encoding ABC transporter permease — translation MEKLIDLGKYIEAGINKLEENFSGLWGAIDDVISWTVNGMNDVFLSIPFYVIIVLVALGAYYANAGKSSFKIEGLKKGGGMTLFVLLGLFLIFAMGYWEEAIQTTTLVIVSTLIALILSIPLGILAARSKTADVIIRPILDLMQTMPAFVYLIPAIFFFSVGNTPGVVATVIFSLPPAVRLTCLGIQNVSEDVIEAGRAFGATEKQILFKIQLPLAKPTILAGINQVILLALSMVVIASMVGAKGLGSIVYQGIQQNDIAKGFESGLGIVILAIILDRITQAVAKK, via the coding sequence ATGGAAAAATTAATTGATCTTGGTAAATATATAGAAGCTGGAATTAATAAGTTGGAAGAGAACTTTTCTGGATTGTGGGGAGCTATTGATGATGTAATCTCCTGGACGGTTAATGGTATGAACGACGTGTTTCTGTCCATTCCTTTTTATGTCATTATTGTACTTGTAGCCTTGGGGGCTTATTATGCCAATGCTGGGAAAAGTTCCTTTAAAATAGAAGGATTAAAAAAAGGAGGTGGAATGACATTATTTGTCCTTTTGGGATTATTTTTAATTTTCGCAATGGGGTACTGGGAAGAAGCCATACAAACAACCACCTTGGTTATTGTTTCAACCCTGATTGCCCTTATTTTGAGTATTCCACTGGGAATTTTGGCTGCCCGAAGCAAAACCGCTGATGTGATTATTCGGCCCATACTTGATTTGATGCAAACTATGCCAGCCTTTGTTTATCTGATTCCGGCTATTTTCTTTTTTAGTGTAGGAAATACTCCCGGAGTTGTAGCTACTGTGATTTTCTCTCTCCCACCGGCCGTACGTTTAACTTGTTTGGGAATTCAAAATGTTTCGGAGGATGTGATCGAGGCGGGGCGTGCTTTTGGAGCAACCGAAAAACAAATTTTATTTAAAATACAGTTGCCTTTGGCCAAACCAACTATTTTGGCCGGAATTAATCAGGTAATACTATTGGCTTTATCAATGGTGGTTATCGCTTCAATGGTAGGAGCTAAAGGGCTAGGAAGTATTGTTTACCAGGGTATTCAGCAAAACGACATTGCAAAAGGTTTTGAATCGGGATTGGGTATTGTGATATTGGCCATAATTTTAGACAGAATCACACAAGCTGTCGCAAAAAAATAA
- a CDS encoding glycine betaine ABC transporter substrate-binding protein, giving the protein MLKLRNLGILLVSVLLTVSVSSCNNSGKKKGKSENKKEVNIFYPNWAEGVAFTYLAKAALEADGFEVNLTNLAPGLIYGELSKDDSKGDVCLDAWLPNTHKDYWADYGDKLVKIGEAFTGATTGLVVPAYVTINSIEELNANKDKFSSEIIGVGGGAGIHANTIKAIDAYELDFEQITSSGPAMVASLEKAIRDEEWVVVTGWKPHFKWVRNDLKYLDDPKGIFPKDVLTIISRRGFAKDQPEAATFFKNFSLEEGQLYELMTAIADNGEEAGAAKWYKANKVLVDSWMK; this is encoded by the coding sequence ATGTTGAAATTAAGAAATTTAGGAATTTTACTTGTATCTGTACTATTAACTGTTTCAGTTAGTTCATGCAATAACAGTGGTAAGAAAAAAGGAAAAAGTGAAAATAAAAAAGAAGTTAACATCTTTTATCCTAATTGGGCTGAAGGAGTTGCGTTTACTTATTTGGCAAAAGCAGCACTCGAAGCAGATGGTTTTGAAGTGAATCTTACCAATTTGGCACCAGGCTTAATATATGGTGAATTGTCAAAAGACGACTCAAAAGGGGATGTGTGTCTTGATGCATGGCTTCCGAATACGCACAAAGATTACTGGGCCGACTATGGTGATAAACTGGTAAAAATAGGCGAAGCGTTTACTGGGGCTACAACTGGTTTGGTTGTTCCTGCCTATGTTACGATTAACTCTATAGAAGAGTTGAATGCCAATAAAGATAAATTTAGCAGTGAAATTATTGGTGTTGGTGGAGGTGCTGGTATTCATGCCAACACGATTAAGGCAATAGATGCATACGAGCTAGATTTCGAGCAGATTACATCAAGTGGACCTGCGATGGTTGCTAGTCTTGAGAAGGCAATCAGAGATGAAGAATGGGTTGTAGTAACCGGCTGGAAACCACATTTCAAATGGGTTAGAAATGACTTGAAATATTTAGATGATCCTAAAGGAATTTTCCCAAAGGATGTCTTAACAATTATTTCGCGAAGAGGATTTGCAAAAGACCAACCAGAGGCTGCTACTTTTTTCAAAAACTTTAGCCTTGAAGAAGGACAGTTGTACGAATTAATGACAGCCATTGCTGACAATGGTGAAGAAGCAGGAGCTGCGAAGTGGTATAAAGCCAATAAAGTATTGGTTGATTCCTGGATGAAATAA